Within the Arthrobacter sp. UKPF54-2 genome, the region CTCGCGCCGGACGGGCGGCAGCGCCTTCGGCTTGCTGAGATGGAGCTCCTGGCAGCCACGAAACCACGACGGGAGCCACAGTCCCAGCAACACAGCGGCCGTAAGGTGCGAAATCCACGCGCCCGGCGTCGCGGCCGAAAGGGCGCGGGCCAGGCCGCGGAGCTCGAACTCCCAGCCGGCAGGCAGGTAGAGCAACCGGCCGCCCGTCGCGAGGTCAGAAGCGCGGAGGCGTGACGTTCCCAGCGTCGCGGCCCGCGCTTCATAGACGGTAAACGGGGCCGAGGCGAGGTGGGCCGGCAAGGCAACAGGCGGTCGCATGCGGACCATTCTTATCCGACCGCCGGATCCCCGCTCCGGATATCCACAGGGGTCCGTTGAGCTATCACTTTTGGTCCCCATCCACCGGGAATGGCAGCCAAGAGTGATAGCTCAACCCGGTTAGAACAGGCCGACGGGGTTGCCGCCGGCGTCGACGTCCATCCGCATCGCCGCCGGGACCTTGGGCAGGCCCGGCATGGTCATTACCGCGCCGGTGAGCGCCACGATGAAACCCGCTCCGGTCTTGGGAATCAGATCGCGGACGTGGACCGTGAAGCCCTTCGGTGCGCCGAGTTTGGTGGCGTCGTCGCTGAAGGAGTACTGCGTTTTCGCCATGCAGACCGGCATCCCGGACCAGCCGTTCTTCTCGATTTCCGCGAGCCGCTTGAGCGCCGGGACGGAGAAGTCGACGCCGTCGGCCCCGTAGATCTCCTGCACGATGGTGCGGATCTTGTCCTCCACGGACATCTCCAGCGGGTACAGGTGCCGGAAGCCGTGCGGGGCGTCGATGGCGGCGGCGACCTTCGCGGCGAGCTCATCGCCGCCGTCGCCGCCTCCGCCGCGGCCCCAGACATCGGCGACGGCGGCCTGCACACCCTCCGCGGCGCACCAATCCAGCAGCCAGTCGAGTTCCTCCGCGGTGTCCGTGCCGAACTTGTTGATCGCGACCACCGGGGTGATGCCGAACTTCTCCACGTTGCGTACGTGCCGCTGCAGGTTCGCGACGCCGGCGGCCAGTGCCTCGACGTCGGGCTCCTTCAGTTGGTCCTTGGCGACGCCGCCGTGCATCTTGAGCGCGCGGATCGTCGCCACCACCACGACGGCGGACGGCGCGACGTCGGCCATTCTCGCCTTGATGTCCATGAACTTCTCGGCGCCCAGGTCGGCGCCGAAGCCGGCCTCCGTGATGACGACGTCGGCCAGGGCCCGGGCCGTCTGGGTGGCGATCAGGGAGTTGCAGCCGTGCGCGATGTTGGCGAACGGGCCGCCGTGGACCAGCGCCGGGGTGCCCGCGATGGTCTGCACCAGGTTGGGTTTGATGGCGTCCTTGAGCAGCATGGTCAGGGCGCCCTGGACGCCGAGGTCGGCCACGGTGACCGGTTCGCGGTCGTAGGTGTAGCCGAAGGTGATCCGGCCCAGCCGGGTGCGCAGGTCGTCCAGGTCGGTGGCCAGGCAGAACACCGCCATGATCTCCGAGGCGACCGTGATGTCGAAGCCGTCCTGCCGCGGCACGCCCTGCGTGGGGCCGCCCAGGCCGATGACCACCTCGCGCAGGGCCCGGTCGTTCATGTCCAGCACCCGCTTGAAGGTCATCCGGCGCGGGTCGATGTTCAGCGCGTTGCCCTGGTAGATGTGGTTGTCCACCAGCGCCATCAGGGCGTTGTTGGCGGAGGTGATGGCGTGGAAGTCGCCGGTGAAATGCAGGTTGATTTCGTCCATCGGCAGGACCTGGGAGTAGCCGCCGCCGGTCGCGCCGCCCTTCATGCCAAGGATCGGCCCCAGCGAGGGCTCGCGCAGCGCGATCATCACCCGGTGCCCGGCCCGGGCCAGCGAGTCCGCCAGGCCGACCGTGGTGGTGGATTTGCCCTCGCCGGCCGGCGTCGGTGACATGGCCGAGACGAGCACCACCTTGCCGGGGGCGTGCGCGGTGTCCAGGGTCAGCTTGGCCGGGTCGATTTTCGCCTTGTAGCGGCCGTAGAATTCCAGCGCCTCGGGGTTGATCCCGGCGGCGGCGGCGATGTCCTCGATCGGCCGCATGGTGGCCCGCTGGGCGATCTCCAGGTCGCTGGGGACCGGCGTTGCGGGCGCGGCTGCTGCGGTTTCCGTGGTGTTCTCAGACATCGTTGTCCTTCGGCTCGTGGCGTCATGGCGTTCCGTCAGGTGGTGCCGGCGGTTGGCCCGGTCTGGCTCCCGGTCAGGGCGTGTGGCCCACCGGGATGCTTCGTGTTCCAAAATACTGGACCAGGGCGGCCTGGTAGCTTTCCAGCGTGATCGCGGCGGTGCGCTGCCAGCCGAAGCCCTGGGCATGCACGGAAGCCGCGCGGCCCATGTCCTCCCGGGTGGCCGGGTCGTCGTGCAGGGCCTCGAGAGCGTCGGCCCAGTCCGCGGCCTTGTGGCCCTCCACCAGCAGTCCGGTCCGGCCGTCGAAAATCGCGCGCGAGA harbors:
- a CDS encoding formate--tetrahydrofolate ligase, with product MSENTTETAAAAPATPVPSDLEIAQRATMRPIEDIAAAAGINPEALEFYGRYKAKIDPAKLTLDTAHAPGKVVLVSAMSPTPAGEGKSTTTVGLADSLARAGHRVMIALREPSLGPILGMKGGATGGGYSQVLPMDEINLHFTGDFHAITSANNALMALVDNHIYQGNALNIDPRRMTFKRVLDMNDRALREVVIGLGGPTQGVPRQDGFDITVASEIMAVFCLATDLDDLRTRLGRITFGYTYDREPVTVADLGVQGALTMLLKDAIKPNLVQTIAGTPALVHGGPFANIAHGCNSLIATQTARALADVVITEAGFGADLGAEKFMDIKARMADVAPSAVVVVATIRALKMHGGVAKDQLKEPDVEALAAGVANLQRHVRNVEKFGITPVVAINKFGTDTAEELDWLLDWCAAEGVQAAVADVWGRGGGGDGGDELAAKVAAAIDAPHGFRHLYPLEMSVEDKIRTIVQEIYGADGVDFSVPALKRLAEIEKNGWSGMPVCMAKTQYSFSDDATKLGAPKGFTVHVRDLIPKTGAGFIVALTGAVMTMPGLPKVPAAMRMDVDAGGNPVGLF